The genomic segment ACAGGGAAACGAAGGCTCAAAGACAATAAgttgcccaggatcacacagctagaTTTTGTTAACCCTAGAGCTGTGCCCTTACCCACTGCCGCCAATGTACCATAAAGTCCCTGGAGAGCCTAAGGAACGAGTGTGACAAACATAAGGGTAATGGGGGTGTCTGATGTGGTGGTCCCAGGGTGACCACAGAAAGAGCTGCCCACACCCGGGTACCTGAACAGGAGGAGAATCCATCGTGAGCTCCTCGACGGGGTTCCGCTctgcaaaagcagccacagagagCCGGACCAGACTCCGCAGGATCTGCCGGGGACCTGACTCTTTCTCGGGGGTCACTTTGCCATGGAGATTCGGCTGCCGCCTCAGGGTTGCAGAGGAGGCCGGTGGACTCAGTGGAGCCTCCTCGCTGCCTGGGTCTCCTGGAAGCCTCCCTGTGGGGCTGCCCGTAACCTTCGGGGGCCTTGAGCGTGGCTGTCCCATCACAGACTGGGGCTCAGGAAGGTTCAGGTTCTCCCTGGAGGCGTTCCTCTGCCTGGGATGGTTGAAAAGGAGGTTGACAGTATCTTGCAGCACCTCTCGGCTCTCAGCCTGTGCTCCCTGGTTGCCTTGGTTACGCAGGGTTCTGTACAGCGTTGGTGTGAGGTGAAAGGGGGCCTGCAGGCAGGGGTCCCAGCCCGCTTCCATCATCCCTTCCTGACCTGCTTCCTTGTGGGGCTGCCCCACTTCACCAGGCTCGTCTGGCTGGCCCCGGAGTACAGGCACAAGGTGGATATCTGCCTTCTGAATGTGTTTCTGGGGCCTCTTGGGCTGGTGGCGGTAGGTAGATTCAGCCTCCCGACAGTTGTAGGCCCTATTGTCCTTCTTCTCTGTCCTGCAGATGGACATAATCAGAGCCAAGATCAACCCAAAGATGGCCAACAGCACAACCAGGCAAATCACTGTCAGCACCGATGTGCTCAGGGTCCCAGGCTCCCGGGCCCGGTCCCTCAGGTGATCCACGCTGGTGACAAACAAGACCCTCAGCAGGGCTTGTGTCTGCAAGGAGGGGCTGCCACGGTCTTCCACCACTATCTCCAGCTCCCACTCACTCCCAATGAGGCTGCTGGCGTTGGTGATGTTGATGAACAGCTGGCCCAGGTGGGGGCTGAGGACAAAGAGACGGGCTTCATTCCCACGCCTAATGCTATAGAGGAGCTCTCCATTTGCCCCTGAGTCTGCATCTCTTGCTACAATGGCAACCAAAAGGAATGGCCTGGAACTGGGGGTTGCCAGTGGCAGTGTGTCAGCCCCTGCTGGTCCCAAGGCATTAGGAGTTTCAACAGGCACCAGAAGGTGGCCTGTGGAGGCATTGACGAGCACTGAGAGGCTGGCTTTTCCATCACTGAGTATAGGGTGGATCACCTCTGGGGTATTATCATTGACATCCAAGAGGCTGACCCACACAGAGACGCTGGATGCAAGTAGGGGCTGGCCCTTGTCCTCTGCGATCACGCGGAACTCAAAACTGGTCATCTGTTCATAGTCTAGTGACCTCTGGGCAGTGACATCTCCTGTGTCTGAGTCAATAGCTACCAAGTGAGAAACTGGGGAGTCCTGGATACGGTATGAGATTTGTCCATTTAGGCCCAAGTCTGCATCATGAGCCTTGACAGTAATGAGGTGAAGAGAAGGTAGGTTGTTCTCCCGAGTAGAGACCTCATACCTGCTCCTCTCAAACACAGGTGCGTTGTCATTGGCATCGCTGATCTGAATGCTGAGCTGTTTCTTGGCTGATAATGGCTGGAGTCCTTGGTCTTGAGCCAGCAGAGTGAGGGTATATTCGGGCCACTGCTCTCTGTCCAGTGTCGTGTTGGTTAATAGCATGTATGTATTGCCGTTAGTCCTTTTCAGCCTGAAATGGCCCAGTTCTTGGCTCAGCCAACAGTGGACCAGACCATTATTTCCTGAGTCCAAGTCATCTGCCATGACGAGAGCAATGAAACTATCCTTTGGAAGAGCCTCTGACACCAGAGATGGTTCAGACGCCCACGTGATGTGGATGCTTGGGGCATTGTCATTGACGTCCAGGACCTTGATGAGGACTTTGCAGTGGGCTGGGATGGGATTGGGACCTAAGTCCTTTGCCTGGACGTCCACCTCATAGGCAGGATTCTTTTCATAGTCTAGGCGTTGACGCAGAATCACCTGCCCCGTCTTTGCATCGATACTGAAGGTGTCCAAAACCTCTGGAGGCACATGTTTACTGAGGAAGAATTCCACCTCCCCATTGGGACCTTGGTCAGGGTCTGTGGCAGTCAAGTTTATGAGGAGAGTACCAGGAGCAGCATCTTCTTGGATTTCTAGTGCCAGGGAGCTCTCCGCAAACATAGGACTATTGTCATTGGAGTCCAGGACATTGACCTTGACCAAGCTGGTGCCTGACTTTGGGGGGCTCCCGCTGTCATAGGCAGTTAGCACCAGATCAAAAAATGAGTGGATTTCCCGGTCTAGCTCTTTCACCACTACGAGTTCTGCATGTTTGGTTTCATCTGGCCCCACGATGACATCCAGGGCAAAGTGCTCACTGGGAGACAGTGTGTATGAGTGCAAGGTGTTGGAGCCAGTATCTGGGTCCAGGGCTCTGTCCAGGGGGATCCGGGTGCGCAGAGAGGCACTCTCAGAGATTTCCAGCTCTTGCTCACCTTTGGGGAACTGTGGCTCATGGTCATTGATGTCCAGCACCTGGATCTCCACATGGATCAGAGCCAAGTCCCCTGTGGCAAGCACGTCAAAGGAAACCAGGCAGGGGTCCTGCTGCCGGCAGAGCTGTTCCCGGTCCAGCCGGCTCCCTGTGCTAAGCAGGCCGTCCTCAGGGTCCACCTGGATGGGGAGTGCCTGAGACAGCTGCAGGACCTGGAAGGCAGTCTTCATCTGCCCacgcccctcctcccagcccagtTCCTGGGACAGCTTCCCTATCACCGTCCCAGACGGCACCTCTTCTGCCACTTGGTATTTCACAGTGAGAGTGGCCACTTCCTGACCATGCCCTGGAGGGAAAAAGTAGCCACCTGGCCCCAAAAGCCCCAGCAGAAGTGGCAGAAGTCGCATCATGCTTACCGCCAGAATGGGCTAGACTCAGAAACCACTACAGTCCTTCAAAGGCTAGGCAAGTCCTCCACGCTTTCCCGAGGGGCCTGATTAGCCCCGTTCTCCTGCCCCCAGATCTGCTGTCACAGCCTCGTCCCATAATTAGATGATGATGGAAGTAGCAGGATTCCCAGGCAAGGCCATTTTCATCTGAAGAGATATCAGAGGTCCAAGCACTGACGAAGTGAAATTGCCAAGGGGCACCCTGCACAGGGGCACCCGCGGGTCCCCTTCAGTAAATGATGGGCAAAAGCCGGTCCAAGAGGGACTTGACCCAGTAAAGCAGGATGTGGGGATCCGACTTCCAAACAGTTGCTGGGctggggaaatggagaagcagctTTTTCCTATGGAAACCCCACCTACAGGAAAAGGGAGGGCTGTAAGTTTCAGTGCCAATTAGAGAAAGAGGGCTTCCCGTGAAGCCCAAGGGGCCTGCGGTGGAGGAGGATGGGCTGCAGCTCCGGGACAGGGCAACAAGGTGCTATCCACGCAAGGTGGCCCCTGAGGGAAGGGGAGCCACTGTGTAGGCAAGTGGACAAAGAGCCTGAGACCCTGCCTACCCCAGTACCCCTCCTGGGTGTGTCATGCTCTTTTCCactgctctctttttttccttcatatcccCATGATTCCTCCCCCAATCCAGTCTTCTCTCCACACTCACCTACCTCTAAGTCCTGACTCTTCCCTGATCATCCATTTTTGTCTCTTGGGAAGCAGCTATGATCAAGAGCGTGGCCATCAGAGCCAAACTGCTTAGGTTCAGATTCTGACTCTGCAATTTACCAGCTGGGTCGTGTGGGAcaagtcacttaccctctctgggcGTCCTCCACTTCATCCTTAGAGTGTGGATGGGAATAAGCATAGTAGCCCTCACAGCAGGAAATTGTGAGGACAAATGAAATGATGCATGAAGGGCTGGGTCCTGGCTCAGAGGACAGGCAATGACGTTTTGCGAGTGGTAGCGAGTGGTAGGTGTTTAGAATGGAATAGCTAGTCTCAGCTTGTAGCTCTGGCCCTTGCACTGGCTCCAGGGCTGTCCCTGCTCACAAGGACCCACGAGGGTGCCTATGGCCTTGGCTCCTGAAGCCCTGGGATCTCTCTGACCTGACCGTGtggcttccctcccccttcccttcctgctctccAGCCTGGAAGCCCATTGTTCTCTGCATCTGGTCCAGCCTGAGTCCCTATCTGGGGGAATCCCCGGGCCTCCCGCTCCcctttcttgggaggtttttatacttgtccctctcccacgccTTCCTCTCcttatccctcccttcccctgatTCTTCTCTCCCCCCTGCTGTTTATGActgattcccaccaacagtactcCATCCCCATCACCACCACTTCTAGGGAGGTGGATGTTTTCAGATGTGCCCTCCCCTCATTTACCTCCTCACAGAAGTAAGGCCCAGGATCACCTGGGTGGCATTTGTGGTGGCTTGTGGCTTCTCATTTACCTCCTCACTTGCTGCACCCAGCACCCTCCTGGTCTTCTACCCTGACTCCGGCTGAGTCTAGAGGTTTGTAAAACATTAGAAGTATTGGGAATTTAAGGCCTGCTTCCTTTAGGTGGCTGTTTGCAACTGAGTCTTTGAGGCTGGAGGTGCCCATTGGGACACAGGGGACCTCCATCAGGGCTTGTTGGCTTGTAGGCCTGTGGCCATTAGGACAGGGGCCGCTGAGGGAGTCTCAAGCCTCAGAGCCATCTGTGCACATCCCTGCCCCCATGTTTTCTTTCCCACGCTCTGTCCTTTACTCCATGTTCCACTCCTTGAGGTTCCCTGTCCTTGTCACTTGTTGAACCACAGCAAGGGCCTGAATCCATGGGGCCTTCTCCTATAGTGTGGCCCTACAGACAGAACACCCACAAGCTTGGAGACATTGCAcgagtcacttaacttctctgcgcctcggtttccttctctgtagagTGTGGCTGTCACCCTCCTCAGGAGATTATGGTAAGGATTCAGTGAGATGATACCTAGAAGGGCCTAGCAGAGGACCTGGTCCAAAGAAAGCATCCATTCCATGTTTCTGTAGCTTGTATTATTTTCCAGGTCTGATGCAAATGGTGAGGATGACCTTGCATTTGTcccttcactgttttttttttcttttttaatttaaaattgtatttatttattttacagaaagaacaagcaaggggaacagcaggcagagggagagggagaaacagagctccctgctgagcaagtagtggggctcaaacccaggaccctgggatcatgaccttagtcaaaggcagacatttaatcgactgacccatccaggtgcccctgccccttcgctgttttctctgcctgcatGGCCAAGGAAGCTCAATTTCCAGGGCTTTCTCAGCCCAGGCTGGGGCCAGGTGCTGTCTGTGCTTCAAAGGGAGCAAGCACAGGCCCCAGGCCCCTGTTGCTCAGAGATGGGCCCTAGGCTTACTGCCCTTGGATGACAGCCTGCATGGCAGCCTCACTCTCTGGCCCTCACTTGTCCTATCATGTGCAGTGCACCTAGCAAGACAAGGTGTCCCACAAGTGGCTTGCAGTCtaaggagggagtggggaaaaggaggaagggggcacAGTAGCTCTGTGTTTGGGCTTAGTGGTCATGGGCGGCTCCTCACGGAGGGTATTGGGCCAAATCCTGAAGACAGAGAGGAGTTAGCCAGAGGAAGGTGAGTAAGCAAAGGAGAGgcaaaacaggcagagggagcagagtaGACAAAGGCTGGAGGTGAGTGAGCTGGCTCCTTACAGTATCTCCAGAGGTCTGTgtggagagtggggaggaagaaggtAGGCAGGGGAGGTCAGAATGGGCTGCCAGACCCTCCTGGAAGTCCTGGAGTCCCATGTTTAGGATTTGGACCTTGTGTTACCGACCATGCGGAGCTTTTAAATGGCCCCAAGAAGGAAGATGAAGACAATAGCTCTATGCCAGGCCTTGTCTCGAGTGCTTTACCTATACCCTCCTGCACCTCCCTCATTGCCAGGCCATCAGGATAAGGGGTAgctaacttgcccaagatcacgcAGACTGGACctccataaagccccttgggctgcactct from the Mustela nigripes isolate SB6536 chromosome 12, MUSNIG.SB6536, whole genome shotgun sequence genome contains:
- the PCDH12 gene encoding protocadherin-12, with translation MMRLLPLLLGLLGPGGYFFPPGHGQEVATLTVKYQVAEEVPSGTVIGKLSQELGWEEGRGQMKTAFQVLQLSQALPIQVDPEDGLLSTGSRLDREQLCRQQDPCLVSFDVLATGDLALIHVEIQVLDINDHEPQFPKGEQELEISESASLRTRIPLDRALDPDTGSNTLHSYTLSPSEHFALDVIVGPDETKHAELVVVKELDREIHSFFDLVLTAYDSGSPPKSGTSLVKVNVLDSNDNSPMFAESSLALEIQEDAAPGTLLINLTATDPDQGPNGEVEFFLSKHVPPEVLDTFSIDAKTGQVILRQRLDYEKNPAYEVDVQAKDLGPNPIPAHCKVLIKVLDVNDNAPSIHITWASEPSLVSEALPKDSFIALVMADDLDSGNNGLVHCWLSQELGHFRLKRTNGNTYMLLTNTTLDREQWPEYTLTLLAQDQGLQPLSAKKQLSIQISDANDNAPVFERSRYEVSTRENNLPSLHLITVKAHDADLGLNGQISYRIQDSPVSHLVAIDSDTGDVTAQRSLDYEQMTSFEFRVIAEDKGQPLLASSVSVWVSLLDVNDNTPEVIHPILSDGKASLSVLVNASTGHLLVPVETPNALGPAGADTLPLATPSSRPFLLVAIVARDADSGANGELLYSIRRGNEARLFVLSPHLGQLFINITNASSLIGSEWELEIVVEDRGSPSLQTQALLRVLFVTSVDHLRDRAREPGTLSTSVLTVICLVVLLAIFGLILALIMSICRTEKKDNRAYNCREAESTYRHQPKRPQKHIQKADIHLVPVLRGQPDEPGEVGQPHKEAGQEGMMEAGWDPCLQAPFHLTPTLYRTLRNQGNQGAQAESREVLQDTVNLLFNHPRQRNASRENLNLPEPQSVMGQPRSRPPKVTGSPTGRLPGDPGSEEAPLSPPASSATLRRQPNLHGKVTPEKESGPRQILRSLVRLSVAAFAERNPVEELTMDSPPVQQISQLLSLLHQGQFQPKPNHRGNKYLAKPSGGRSTIPDPDGTGARAGGQAEPDQEEGCMDPEEDLSVKQLLEEELSSLLDPHTGLALDRLSAPDPAWMARLSLPLTTNYRDNVFSPDTPAVEEPRTFQTFGKAPGPELSLTGTRLASTFVSEMSSLLEMLLEQRSGVPMEAASEVLRRLSVCGRTLSLDLATSGASGMEEQGGPGGTKGAGGRTGSSSSSSSSSSSRGLWIQEPGALGDSREPRP